A DNA window from Nycticebus coucang isolate mNycCou1 chromosome 1, mNycCou1.pri, whole genome shotgun sequence contains the following coding sequences:
- the LOC128591258 gene encoding heat shock factor-binding protein 1-like, translated as MEKMMQVTVQDIAAKLGSGEVAETDPKTMQNLALVVQTLLQQMQDKFQTMSDQINGRIDDMSSRIDDLEKNITDLMTQAGVEELEGESKIPATQKS; from the coding sequence GTGACGGTCCAAGACATCGCCGCCAAGCTGGGAAGCGGGGAGGTGGCCGAGACTGACCCCAAAACCATGCAGAATCTGGCCTTGGTGGTGCAGACCCTCCTGCAGCAGATGCAAGATAAATTTCAGACCATGTCTGACCAGATCAATGGAAGAATTGATGATATGAGTAGTCGCATTGATGATCTGGAGAAAAATATCACAGACCTCATGACACAGGCTGGAGTGGAAGAACTGGAAGGTGAAAGCAAGATACCTGCCACAcaaaagagttga